One genomic region from Sorangium aterium encodes:
- a CDS encoding DUF4956 domain-containing protein, translating to MIDWLGWVTQGNAMDFRKAVVALLLAFGLGQGVALVYMATFRGLSYSRSSVHSMAMGSVITCMLMLAVGSSIAAGIGVAVGLSAVRFRTTMRDPRDIMFVFAALGVGIACGLQAVGAALGGTAIFAAGSVLLHFSGWGSRRQPDGLVRFTAPVGPEVDDALAKVLRAHCRTFSLVTLREAAQGTAMEHAYQITVLAPDLRSALVAKLQAIPGVQDVSLMLQEPTLDL from the coding sequence GTGATAGACTGGCTCGGATGGGTCACCCAGGGGAACGCCATGGACTTCCGCAAGGCGGTCGTGGCGCTCCTGCTCGCGTTCGGGCTCGGCCAGGGGGTCGCGCTCGTCTACATGGCCACATTTCGCGGGCTCTCCTACTCCCGCTCATCCGTGCACAGCATGGCGATGGGCAGCGTCATCACCTGCATGCTGATGCTCGCCGTCGGCAGCAGCATCGCCGCCGGCATCGGCGTCGCCGTGGGCCTGAGCGCGGTCCGGTTCCGCACGACCATGCGCGATCCCCGCGACATCATGTTCGTCTTCGCGGCGCTCGGCGTCGGCATCGCCTGCGGGCTCCAGGCGGTCGGCGCGGCCCTCGGCGGGACCGCGATCTTCGCCGCCGGAAGCGTGCTCCTCCATTTCTCCGGCTGGGGCTCGCGACGACAGCCGGATGGCCTGGTCCGCTTCACCGCGCCCGTCGGGCCCGAGGTGGACGACGCGCTCGCGAAGGTGCTCCGCGCGCACTGCCGGACCTTCTCGCTGGTGACCCTCCGGGAGGCTGCGCAGGGGACCGCGATGGAGCATGCTTACCAGATCACCGTCCTCGCGCCCGATCTGCGCTCGGCGCTCGTCGCGAAGCTCCAGGCCATCCCGGGCGTGCAGGACGTCTCTCTCATGCTTCAGGAGCCGACGCTGGATCTCTAG